GAGGACCGATCAACGGGCGAGTCAGTCCTGACGACGTCGTCCCTCACCGGCGGCTTCACTACCCGGGCCTCCACCGATCCACTCCATAAGGCTCACCGACTGCCCGCGGGGCAGGAGCCGGTCGCCTACTGCGAAGGCGTGATCATCACCGCCAGAAGCAATATCTTCGCCGGTTACGACCCAAGCAGTGGTGCCCGGCTATGGGCGGTGATGGGCAACGGGGGGACCTATCCGCAGATCAGCTGCACCCACGACAGCGTGGTGATCGCAAACGATGGCCACGCTCGTGCGTTCTCACTCAACAACGGATCACCGTTGTGGACAATTCGCTACCCGAACGGCTCGAGGTTGACCAGTAGCGGGTTCGGCGATCCACAGGACGGGTTGGTGGCCGGCCCCGCAAATTTTCAGGCGAATCCCTCCACCATGCTGAGCTACCTCCGCTAAACGATCATCCCGCAACGCCTCCGCTCGGGCCGAAGCCCGTCAATCCGTAAGTGGATCGGCGACCGGGACCACCAGCGGCAGCGTCGGGGGTCGTTCCCCTGGGTGGGAGCCGAGGGAGTTATTTGGACGGGCCGGATCCCCAGAGTGCTGCGCCTGCGTGCGTGGATGGCATAGATCCGCCCGCGACGCGCAGCCACCGCTGACCGGTAGATAGGTAGCGGCGGGAGTAGCGACCATCGGCCTGGGCCATGAGTAGATGCGATTCCAACGCGAATCTCAGGTGGGCGCGTCCGCGCGGCATGACCAACTCGCTCAGTGCAACCCGAGGTGAGCGGAACCTGAGCTCAAAGCGGTCCCGGCGGGCGCCAATGCGCAGCACCGAGGTGTGATTGGTGAAGGATCCCGGCGAGCTAGTTCGCGGCGACATTGTGGCCCCCTTTGATGGCAACAGTGTCCCTCGAGATCAGCGAAAGAGATATGCGCAAAGTCCTGCTGAGATCACCGGTCGGGGATCGCCAACCGGCCATGTGTCGCGACGAGGTGGTACCCATGATTACTACGTGGATTGCGGCGCGAGCTTGGCCCCGTCAACAGGCGACGTAGATCAGGTTTTCTTGGTGGACCGGGACGCTCTCATAACCGAAAAGCAAACGAGACCAGCGACGCTCATCACGAGCTGAGGCTCGTGTTCCACCCGTCCATCAGCGATAGAAAATGCCAAAATCACGATGATGCACACCGCGCTGAAGCCAATGAAAACTTCCCAGAATCGCTTCACGGTCTCACAGTAACTACCGCGCGAGCCCGAGACACTCGACGCACGTTCCACAGGGCTGCTTCACCGCTCAACGATCAGTGACCGGGGACGACCTCATCTGCCCGTTTGGGGGCGCCCGGCGTCAGGTGGGGCCTCTGAGGGCGGTTCTCGGTTCTGGTAGGCCGGTTGTGCTGAGTAGTTCTCCCTACGAGAGTGAGTACATTCTCTGATGTCCCTGGTGCTGGTTGGCGACATGATTTCGGTATGAATTCTACGAAGGCTCCGTGGTCCCGATCCGCGTCGCAGCAGCAGTCCGGCAGCCGCAACACCTCAGCCATCGTGCTCACTGTTGTTTCCGCTCTCAGCTGCCTGGTGGGTATCTTCCCGGCGGGCCTACCAGGACTCGTGCTGGGCATCATCGCGCTGAGCAAACAGAGCAGCGACCTGCCCAGGTCTCGTAAATTCAGCAAGATTGGCTGGATCGTGTGGTCGAGTATCACCGTCATCTCGATCATCGCGTTCGTTGTCTGGGTGGCCAGCGGGAACTTCAACTACGGAGGATGAGGTTGCTGCCTTGCTTGGCCGATTAAACGTCCCACTCAGAGTTCGACACCGCCACGGCGGCATTTATACCTACCGGCCACCCGACCACGGTCTTACGAACCCGTGGCCTGTGAACTGCTGCTGCCCAGTGAACGATCGGCGTGCGGAACAACAGGGTCAGCTAGTTCGGCGCACCATGCGCCGCTCAAGACCCACGTCCGCACTCTTCGTCGTGCCATCGAAGACAAATCCCTGACGCTCGTAGAAAGTGATGGCGCGTGTGTTCCCGTCGAGCACCCACAAATAAGCGCCAGCTCGACCAAGTGCTGCCTGCAGCAGTTCGTAGCCAACACCGCGGCCGTATACGTCCGCACGCACATACAAGGCCATCAACTCATGGGCGGGCAGGTCGGTTTCGGGGCCGTCGCGCCCTACACCGGTGCTGGAGAACCCCAGCAATCGACCGACGACATGATCGTCTTCGATGAGCAAGTTCCTGCTTGAACCGCTGGCAATGATCTGCCGCCATCGCTCGACCCGCACTCTTCGTTCACTACGGCGCGCGGCGAAGATATTACTGGGGATGAGCCCGGCGTAGGCCTCCTCCCAAACGTCGAGGTGCAGGTCCGTCAATGCTTCCGCATCGAGGACATCACACGGCCGGATCACCATCCAAACATCGTAAGACGGTGCCCATCCGCGAGCAGTGGGACCGCGCGTAAGAGGATCGTCTATCGGGCAAAGTGATGTCGCGATATCATGGTGTCATGACACGCCAGACGACTGTCCGCCTTCCCCAGGAGCTTGCCGATCAGGCCGAGGCGGTGGCCAGGGTGCGCGGTACCAGCGTTAACTCTTTGATTGTGGAGTCGCTAGCGGGCGAGATCGAACGTGTCCGCGCGGATGAGGACTTCACCGCGCGTGCGCGCACCATGCTCGAACGCGACAAGGAACTGCTGGACCGGCTTGCCCAGTGACCCGGTACATCCGCCTTGGTGAGTACTTCTGGCTAGCCGAGCAGGTGACCGGCATCAACAGCAACGACCTGAGCGCAGCGGCGCGTATCGAGCTCGCAGACTCAGCCCTGCACGCGCCCCAGGCGGGATTCGAGGGCCACGAGTTCTACCCCGAACTACTTGAAAAGGCCGCCGTGCTGGTCTGCCGCCTCGCCTGGAATCACCCGTTGCCCGACGGCAACAAGCGAGCGGCCTGGGCAGCGATGGCGATGTTCCTTGACCTCAACGATGTGGATTGGAACCCTGATTCGCCGCAGGTAGATGAGGCCGAGGCAGCAATGGTGGCCATCGCGGCTGAACAGGTCGATCAGGCCTGGGTAGCGACGTGGCTCCGAGGAAGAACGCACCCTAGGGAATCACTGGGCAGAGAACCCGAATGACGATCCCTGACCGGGACGCGCGTCTACATTTCGTCTACAATGGAGATATGGCTTCCGTAGACACCACCACCGTTCGTGTTCGCCGACCAGACTCCGAGCGGTTGCAGTCCCTCGCCAAGGATCGGCAGACCGCGGTCATCGATGTGCTGCACGCCGCCATCGACGCACTAGAGCGGCAAGAATTTCTCCGCGGGCTGGGCCAGGACTACCAGCGGCTGCGTGATGACCCCGAGCGTTGGGATCAGTACCTGGCCGAACGACAGGAGTGGGACTCCCTCGCGTGATCTGGCGAGGGGAGGTCTACGACGTCGACCTGGGTCAACCGGTCGGCCACGAGCCAGCCTTCCGGCGGCCCGCCGTCGTGGTCTCGGTCGACATCTTGAACAACAGCCCTGGCCAGTTGGTCATGGTCGTGCCCATCACGTCGGCCGCTTACGGACTGCGCAGCCACGTCGAGGTCGAGCAGGGAAGCAGCGGGCTCGGCCACACTTCCTACGCGCGCTGCGCGCGATCTCGACTTCACGGTTGTCATCTCGCCGGGGAATGATCGCCCCCGATCAGATGAGCGCCATCGACCAAGCGCTGCGCTTCGTCCTCGACCTGTGACCAAGGGTCTGCCTCGATAGACGATGGCTGAACCGGAACGAGAGCTGCGCGGCCACCGGATCCGTTCATCTATTGATGCAATTCTCTCGCGGTCACGACTCCGGTGGTGTTAATGCTGGTTAGTTTGTGCTGAGTCATGGCCAGTCGCGCCGGGTCAGCACCAACAACACCGCAAGGGCCGGTACCGACCAGGCCCGAGCAGGTTCGGCTGTCGGGAGACTGCTTTGTCCGCCATCAGCCCGTCTTGGTCCGCTGCGGTCGAGTGCGCGGCGGACGGCGGGTCGACCGATCTCTGTGCGTGCCGGTGCGCCTAACACCCCAGGCCGGTTAGATTACAAATTCGTCAGGTTGGCGGATGCCAGCCAATAGCAGGGCAACCGTCACCACACCCAGCGTCGTTAGCCCAGCCCAGATCGGTAGCTCGGAACCAGGTCCCACGTTTTGGTGCGCGACCTCGAGGCTCGCGGCAGCAAGGGTGAGGGTGTAAACGCTCCTGAATCGCCCCGGTGTGTCCGGAGACTCTGAACCTTGGGAAGGTTGGAGTTATGCCAGGAAATACGTCGAGTCGATACCCCGTGGAGTTGAAGTCGCGGGCGGTGCGGATGGTCGCGGAGCGGCCACCTGCGGAGTCTGAGTGGAAAGCAGTCCAGCGGGTCGCACCACTGCTGGGGGTGACCTCGCCGGAGACATTGCGGCAGTGGATACGCCGGGCCGAAGCCCAGGCCGCTAGTGCGGGCGAGGGAGCGCTGACGGAGTCAGCGCAGGTGCGTGACTTGCGCCGGGAAGTCGCGGAGCTGAAACGGGCGAACGGGATTTTGAAAGCGGCGTCAGTTTTCTTCGCGGCCGAGCTCGACCGGCCACACGGCTGATCGTAGATTTCATTCGGGCTCACGCCGATAGGCGTGAGCCCGGTGGTCTGCGGTGGGGTGTCGAGCCGATCTGCACCGTGCTTTCTGAGCATGGATGGAAGATCGCCTCATCAACGTATTACGAGCACGTCAACCGCCCCGCCCAGGACTGGGAAGTGCGGGATGCGTCGCTGATCAACGAGATCCGCCGGGTACACGCGCAAAACTTCGGGGTGTACGGGGCTAGGAAGGTCTGGTTGACCCTCAACCGTGAGGGGACCCCGGTCGCGCGGTGCGCCGTGGAACGCCTGATGCGCGGTGAGGGCCTGGTCGGCGCGGTCCGCGGGAAGGTCAAACGCACCACGATCGCTGATCCGCACGCTGCGCGACCGCCGGATTTGGTCAAGCGGCACTTCGAACCATTGGCACCAAACACGTTGTGGGTCGCTGATTTCACCTACGTATCGACGTGGTCGGGGTGGGTGTACGTCGCGTTCGTGATCGATGCCTACGCCCGGCGGATCGTGGGCTGGTCGGTGTCCACGTCCATGACCACCGACTTCGTGTTGCACGCGTTCGAGCAGGCAGTGTGGACCCGCAACCGTTACGGCACAGCCGATTTCACTCATTTAGTTCACCACAACGACCGCGGAGCCCAGTACACCTCGATCCGCTTCGGCCTGGCACTAGCAGAAGCGGAGATTGCTGGTTCTGTTGGCACTACGGGTGATTCCTACGACAACGCTCTCGCGGAATCGATCAACGGCCTGTACAAGACCGAGCTGATCAAACCCCGCAAACCCTGGAAAGGGCCCGACGACGTCGAGATAGCGACCGCTGAATGGGTCGACTGGTTCAACCACCGCCGCCCCTACGAGTACTGCGGCGACATCCCACCAGCCGAATTGGAGGCCGCCTACTACGCTCGATTCACAGCCCAACAACCAGTTGCGCTGATCGTTTGAGAGAGCCTCCGGACACCCCGGGGCGGTTCACTCCCTCCCACACTCATGACGCCTGCCAAAAACCAGCCGAATACCCGTCGTCGTAATAGCCAGATGGCGGAAAGCAACATGGGCGGCACAATGAACACAAGGTCAATGGCGAAGACCACCCCGGTTGGATGCCCGGAGTCGACGATCGGCTGGGGGACCTTGTGGGTGGCGAGGTAACCGAGAGAGATTCCCACCCACAAAAGACCGAGCCCCGCGGCCACCAGGCTCGTGTAGGTGATGGCAACAATCCGCGCGGCCCCTCCTGCCATCGTGTGACCGAGGTGCGCCAGGTCGAGGCGTGGCACCGAGAACAACAGCGCATACAGCGGCAGTCCGAAGGTGGCGACGTACAACAGGAAGAACTGGTTGAAGGCTGCGGCTACCGCGTAGAACAAGTAGCTGTACATCGAATAGAAGAGCATGCCTAGCCACAACACCCGACCCCGCAGCGACCCCCGCATCTCTGCGACCAGGCCGAACACAAGCAGCGGAACAGCAACCACGAGGGTGACGATGTCCTGTCCTTGGAACGTGGCGGTGACCAGTGCGTTATCGCGGTACAACCAATCCGTGGC
This portion of the Dermatophilaceae bacterium Sec6.4 genome encodes:
- a CDS encoding YlcI/YnfO family protein, which gives rise to MTRQTTVRLPQELADQAEAVARVRGTSVNSLIVESLAGEIERVRADEDFTARARTMLERDKELLDRLAQ
- a CDS encoding Fic family protein encodes the protein MTRYIRLGEYFWLAEQVTGINSNDLSAAARIELADSALHAPQAGFEGHEFYPELLEKAAVLVCRLAWNHPLPDGNKRAAWAAMAMFLDLNDVDWNPDSPQVDEAEAAMVAIAAEQVDQAWVATWLRGRTHPRESLGREPE
- a CDS encoding GNAT family N-acetyltransferase, yielding MVIRPCDVLDAEALTDLHLDVWEEAYAGLIPSNIFAARRSERRVRVERWRQIIASGSSRNLLIEDDHVVGRLLGFSSTGVGRDGPETDLPAHELMALYVRADVYGRGVGYELLQAALGRAGAYLWVLDGNTRAITFYERQGFVFDGTTKSADVGLERRMVRRTS
- a CDS encoding type II toxin-antitoxin system PemK/MazF family toxin, whose translation is MIWRGEVYDVDLGQPVGHEPAFRRPAVVVSVDILNNSPGQLVMVVPITSAAYGLRSHVEVEQGSSGLGHTSYARCARSRLHGCHLAGE
- a CDS encoding IS3 family transposase (programmed frameshift) produces the protein MPGNTSSRYPVELKSRAVRMVAERPPAESEWKAVQRVAPLLGVTSPETLRQWIRRAEAQAASAGEGALTESAQVRDLRREVAELKRANGILKAASGFLRGRARPATRLIVDFIRAHADRREPGGLRWGVEPICTVLSEHGWKIASSTYYEHVNRPAQDWEVRDASLINEIRRVHAQNFGVYGARKVWLTLNREGTPVARCAVERLMRGEGLVGAVRGKVKRTTIADPHAARPPDLVKRHFEPLAPNTLWVADFTYVSTWSGWVYVAFVIDAYARRIVGWSVSTSMTTDFVLHAFEQAVWTRNRYGTADFTHLVHHNDRGAQYTSIRFGLALAEAEIAGSVGTTGDSYDNALAESINGLYKTELIKPRKPWKGPDDVEIATAEWVDWFNHRRPYEYCGDIPPAELEAAYYARFTAQQPVALIV